In a single window of the Tiliqua scincoides isolate rTilSci1 chromosome 15, rTilSci1.hap2, whole genome shotgun sequence genome:
- the PFDN2 gene encoding prefoldin subunit 2, translated as MAESGKGKAGLAAPSGGGGGAAAPATVSKHMTAEQVVAGFNRLRQEQRGLASKAAELEMELNEHKLVIETLREVDPTRKCYRMVGGVLVERTVKEVLPALENNKEQINKIIETLSKQLQAKGRELNEFREKHNIRLMGEDDQKTSKESAEGSGTKPSSAGVLVS; from the exons ATGGCGGAGAGCGGCAAGGGCAAGGCCGGCCTGGCGGCTCCCTCCGGCGGCGGGGGTGGCGCTGCCGCCCCTGCCACCGTCTCCAAGCACATGACGGCAGAGCAG GTGGTAGCCGGATTCAACCGCCTGCGCCAGGAGCAGCGGGGCCTGGCCTCCAAAGCCGCGGAGCTGGAGATGGAGCTGAACGAACACAA GCTGGTGATTGAAACACTCCGCGAGGTGGACCCCACCAGGAAGTGCTACCGGATGGTGGGGGGTGTGTTAGTGGAGCGGACTGTGAAGGAGGTTCTCCCAGCCTTGGAAAACAACAAAGAACAG ATCAACAAGATCATTGAGACTCTGAGCAAACAGCTGCAGGCAAAAGGCCGGGAGTTGAACGAGTTCCGGGAGAAACACAACATCCGCCTGATGGGCGAGGACGACCAGAAGACCTCCAAGGAGAGCGCAGAGGGCTCTGGCACCAAGCCCAGCTCTGCGGGGGTCCTGGTCTCCTAA
- the KLHDC9 gene encoding kelch domain-containing protein 9, whose product MAVGGGWEWKPVVCSDLLARGFHSCNVVKGKLLIFGGLKSPETQALPLGDVVAFDPVLQTVRTIAPECGFRRSHHEAVTLADRWLCVVGGWDGSRRVSNVCSFDAEQGQWERWTEGPSNESPVGLSSHTCTQLTDHEVRVVGREGGLRTQRRYASIFTLHVNPNSKTYWYKEEESRTASRAGHSAMLLPSRGGKTSGYQLLVFGGRDSADLDVAGRWGHGKIHPDASAHAPGLTEQLSRLVSTEKGSWKAPKGLRHQSCTVVGPFAVIFGGETLAHSRDAVCNDLYVYDTRSSPANWFHFPCANPAQKRIGHRTCLWNDKLYRVAGFGADGKTPSPEICTLEISA is encoded by the exons ATGGCTGTCGGTGGAGGTTGGGAATGGAAGCCAGTTGTGTGCAGTGACCTCCTGGCCCGCGGATTCCACTCGTGCAACGTGGTCAAAGGGAAGCTGCTGATCTTCGGGGGCCTGAAGTCGCCGGAGACCCAGGCGCTACCACTGGGGGACGTCGTGGCCTTCGACCCCGTGCTGCAGACTGTCCGAACCATCGCGCCTGAGTGCGGATTCCGCCGCAGCCACCACGAGGCTGTGACTCTGGCCGACCGCTGGCTGTGCGTGGTTGGGGGCTGGGACGGCTCCCGCAGGGTCTCCAATGTCTGCTCCTTCGATGCCGAGCAGGGGCAGTGGGAGCGCTGGACCGAGGGGCCCTCCAACGAGTCTCCTGTGGGGCTCAGCAGCCACACCTGTACCCAGCTGACGGACCACGAGGTACGGGTGGTGGGCCGCGAGGGCGGGTTGCGCACCCAGCGGCGCTACGCCAGTATCTTCACGCTACACGTCAACCCAAACAGCAAGACCTACTG GTACAAAGAAGAAGAATCCCGCACGGCCTCGCGGGCCGGCCACTCGGCGATGCTGCTGCCCAGCCGGGGTGGAAAGACTAGCGGCTATCAGCTCCTGGTCTTCGGTGGGCGCGACTCTGCCGACTTGGACGTGGCTGGACGGTGGGGCCACGGGAAGATCCAC CCTGATGCGTCTGCCCACGCGCCGGGCCTGACGGAGCAGCTCTCTCGCTTGGTCAGCACAGAAAAGGGCTCCTGGAAGGCTCCCAAAGGCCTGAGGCACCAGTCCTGCACTGTGGTGGGGCCTTTTGCGGTCATCTTTGGAGGGGAGACACTGGCACACAGCAGGGACGCCGTCTGCAACGACCTTTACGTCTACGATACGA GGTCTTCGCCTGCAAACTGGTTCCACTTTCCTTGTGCCAACCCAGCCCAGAAGAGAATCGGTCACCGTACCTGCCTCTGGAACGACAAGCTGTATCGTGTGGCCGGGTTTGGGGCAGATGGCAAGACCCCAAGCCCAGAGATCTGCACCTTGGAAATCTCTGCATGA
- the LOC136635108 gene encoding V-type proton ATPase catalytic subunit A-like, with protein MEFSKLPKIGDSEKESTMGFVHGVSGPVVIACKMCGAAMYELVRVGHAELVGEIIRLEGDLATIQVYEETSGVCVGDPVLRTGKPLSVELGPGILGSIFDGIQRPLKDITELTNSIYIPRGINITALSRDIKWDFKPGANIQAGSHLTGGDVYGEVRENSLIKHKIMVPPRCRGTVTHIAPPGNYDASDVVLELDFEGIKEKLTMVQVWPVRQIRPVSEKLPANHPLLTGQRVLDALFPCVQGGTTAIPGAFGCGKTVISQSLSKYSNSDIIIYVGCGERGNEMSEVLRDFPELTMEVDGKTESIMKRTSLVANTSNMPVAAREASIYTGITLSEYFRDMGYHVSMMADSTSRWAEALREISGRLAEMPADSGYPAYLGARLASFYERAGRVKCLGSPEREGSVSIVGAVSPPGGDFSDPVTSATLGIVQVFWGLDKKLAQRKHFPSVNWLISYSKYMRALDEHYERRYPEFVALRTKAKEILQEEEDLAEIVQLVGKASLAEADKITLEVAKLIKDDFLQQNGYSSYDRFCPFYKTVGMLQNMIAFYDLARHAVESTAHSEHRITWGIIRENLGDLMYKLSSMKFKDPVKDGEAKIKADYAQLNEEMHNAFRNLED; from the exons ATGGAATTCTCCAAACTTCCCAAGATCGGGGATTCAGAGAAGGAGAGCACAATGGGATTTGTCCACGGCGTTTCGGGACCTG TGGTGATCGCCTGCAAGATGTGCGGTGCCGCCATGTACGAGCTGGTGCGGGTCGGTCACGCGGAGCTGGTGGGCGAGATTATCCGCCTGGAAGGTGACTTAGCCACGATCCAGGTGTACGAGGAAACCT CGGGAGTCTGTGTGGGCGACCCTGTACTCCGAACCGGGAAGCCCCTATCGGTGGAACTCGGCCCAGGAATTTTGGGCTCCATCTTCGATGGGATCCAGCGCCCCTTGAAGGACATCACCGAGCTCACCAACAGTATCTACATCCCCCGGGGCATCAACATCACGGCTTTGTCCCGGGACATCAAGTGGGACTTCAAACCAGGTGCCAACATCCAG GCTGGCAGCCATCTAACCGGTGGAGACGTCTATGGGGAAGTGCGTGAAAACTCCCTCATCAAGCACAAGATCATGGTGCCACCCCGATGCCGGGGCACTGTGACCCACATCGCCCCGCCTGGGAACTACGATGCTTCG GATGTGGTACTGGAGCTGGACTTCGAGGGCATCAAGGAGAAACTCACAATGGTGCAAGTGTGGCCTGTCCGGCAGATCCGGCCTGTCTCAGAGAAACTCCCGGCCAACCACCCGCTGCTCACTGGCCAGAGAGTGCTGGATGCCCTTTTCCC gtGTGTTCAAGGTGGGACCACGGCCATCCCGGGAGCCTTTGGCTGCGGCAAGACGGTCATCTCGCAGTCGCTCTCCAAGTACTccaacagtgacatcatcatctaCGTGGGCTGCGGCGAGCGCGGCAACGAGATGTCGGAGGTGCTGCGGGACTTCCCGGAG CTCACGATGGAAGTGGACGGCAAGACCGAGTCGATCATGAAGCGCACCTCGCTGGTTGCCAACACGTCAAACATGCCTGTGGCTGCACGAGAGGCCTCCATATACACAG GGATCACCCTCTCAGAGTACTTCCGCGACATGGGCTACCACGTCAGCATGATGGCCGACTCCACCTCCCGTTGGGCCGAGGCGCTCCGCGAGATCTCGGGGCGCCTGGCTGAAATGCCCGCAG ACAGCGGGTACCCAGCTTACTTGGGTGCCCGCTTGGCCTCCTTCTACGAGCGGGCTGGACGTGTCAAGTGCCTGGGCAGCCCCGAGCGAGAAGGAAGTGTCAGCATCGTCGGAGC GGTGTCCCCTCCAGGTGGTGACTTCTCTGATCCGGTGACCTCAGCGACTCTGGGGATCGTCCAG GTCTTCTGGGGCCTGGACAAGAAGCTGGCCCAGCGGAAGCACTTCCCGTCTGTGAACTGGCTGATCAGTTACAGCAAGTACATGAGAGCGCTGGACGAGCACTACGAGAGACGCTACCCGGAGTTTGTCGCGCTGCGCACCAAGGCCAAAGAGatcctgcaggaggaggaggacctgGCGGAGATCGTGCAGCTGGTTGGGAAG GCCTCGCTGGCTGAAGCGGACAAGATCACCCTCGAGGTGGCCAAGCTGATCAAGGATGACTTCCTGCAGCAAAATGGCTACTCCTCCTACGACAG GTTCTGTCCTTTCTACAAGACGGTGGGCATGCTGCAGAACATGATTGCCTTCTACGACCTGGCCCGCCACGCCGTGGAATCCACAGCTCATTCTGAGCACAGGATCACCTGGGGGATCATCCGGGAGAACCTGGGCGACCTCATGTACAAGCTGAGCTCCATGAAGTTCAAG gaCCCAGTAAAGGACGGCGAGGCCAAGATAAAGGCCGACTACGCTCAGCTCAACGAGGAAATGCACAACGCCTTCCGCAACTTGGAGGACTGA
- the LOC136635236 gene encoding lens fiber membrane intrinsic protein-like: MFSLMGGGLLCAVSGLVLLIVATATDFWMQYRYSGNLSHQGLWRFCVGSKCHPHTITLAFWDATRAFMLLAILSSFAGIILGLTTYSSSARSTRARSAGITLLVAGLFALLGVSVYTGVTVNFYGKRYAEWRFSWSYILGWIAIVLTISAGVFQICAARRNSSPSGSNVASG; encoded by the exons ATGTTCAGCTTGATGGGTGGGGGGCTGCTGTGCGCGGTCTCCGGTCTGGTCCTCCTCATTGTCGCCACAGCGACGGACTTCTGGATGCAGTATCGCTACTCGGGCAATCTCAGTCACCAGGGGCTGTGGCGCTTCTGCGTGGGCAGCAAATGTCACCCCCACACCATCACCCTCG CCTTTTGGGATGCCACCAGAGCGTTCATGCTCCTCGCCATCCTTTCCTCCTTTGCGGGGATCATCTTGGGGCTCACCACCTACTCCAGCAGTGCCCGGTCTACCCGCGCCCGTTCTGCGGGAATCACACTCTTGGTCGCAG GTCTCTTTGCCTTGCTGGGCGTGTCGGTGTATACTGGTGTGACGGTGAATTTCTACGGCAAACGCTACGCTGAGTGGCGTTTCTCCTGGTCCTACATTCTGGGCTGGATCGCGATCGTTCTAACCATCTCTGCAG GAGTGTTCCAAATCTGTGCCGCCCGCAGGAATTCGTCCCCTTCCGGGTCCAACGTGGCAAGCGGCTGA